The Hymenobacter sp. DG01 sequence CAATCGCCTGAGCAACTCTGAGGTGGTCTAGTTAGAGGAGAGAGAATTGGGTGGTAATTTCCGACCCATGGACAAGACTGATAAGCGCCGCAAATACGACGAGGCCTTCAAAGCCGAAGCCCTGCGCGTGGCCCGTGAGAGCCGCTCGGCGCAGGCGGCGGCCCGCGCCCTCAACATTCGCCCGAAGCTGATTTGTGAGTGGCAAAAAGCCGCCCAACCGCCGCTGCCCGCCGACCCGGCCGAGGCCGCCGAGGTGCGCCAGCTGCGGGCCGCCAACCGGCGGCTGGAGCAGGAGCTGGAAATTTTAAAAAAAGCCATCGCCATCTTCTCCACCCCACCTGCCCGATGAGCTGCTGGC is a genomic window containing:
- a CDS encoding transposase, whose amino-acid sequence is MDKTDKRRKYDEAFKAEALRVARESRSAQAAARALNIRPKLICEWQKAAQPPLPADPAEAAEVRQLRAANRRLEQELEILKKAIAIFSTPPAR